In Thermodesulfobacteriota bacterium, a single window of DNA contains:
- a CDS encoding Fic family protein, whose protein sequence is MTLRQLAAEPATLPMSTSWYLADLSEARGRQELFTRQAPQRLKALREHALVESAVSSNRIEGVEVDESRVGTVVFGQAPLRDRDEEEVRGYRDALKLVHENGASLPVSEATIKRLHKLSRGDVWDAGAYKEKDIDIIQTCADGRSRVRFKTVFPAQTPAAMAEMVKRWELGVQERRVHPLVLAAALNLDFLCIHPFRDGNGRVSRLLYLLTTYQCGLEAGRFISLERLVEQNKERYYEVLEQTSQGWHEGRHDPWPAINFLLFILKQACGELDRRVGHLRSPRGEKTAAVLAAIDRQIGAFRVADLRTECPGVGLDLIRKLLARLQKEHKVQALGIGRNAQWQKTGN, encoded by the coding sequence ATGACCCTTCGGCAACTGGCCGCTGAGCCTGCGACCCTTCCCATGAGCACGAGCTGGTACCTGGCCGACCTCTCCGAGGCGCGGGGCAGGCAGGAGCTGTTCACCCGCCAGGCGCCGCAGAGGCTCAAGGCCCTGCGCGAGCACGCCCTGGTCGAGAGCGCGGTCTCGTCCAACCGCATCGAAGGCGTCGAGGTGGATGAGTCCCGCGTTGGCACAGTGGTTTTCGGGCAGGCCCCGCTCCGCGACCGGGACGAGGAGGAAGTGCGGGGCTACCGCGACGCGCTGAAGCTCGTTCACGAAAACGGCGCCAGCCTTCCCGTGTCTGAAGCCACCATCAAGCGGCTTCATAAGCTCTCGCGCGGAGATGTCTGGGACGCTGGGGCCTACAAGGAAAAGGACATCGACATCATCCAGACCTGCGCGGACGGCCGAAGCCGCGTTCGCTTCAAGACGGTTTTCCCGGCGCAAACACCGGCGGCGATGGCCGAGATGGTGAAGCGTTGGGAGCTCGGCGTGCAGGAGCGACGAGTCCACCCGCTGGTGCTTGCCGCCGCCTTGAACCTCGACTTCCTCTGCATCCATCCCTTTCGAGACGGCAACGGCCGCGTTTCACGGCTGCTGTACCTGCTGACCACGTACCAATGTGGCCTCGAAGCCGGGCGCTTCATCAGCCTGGAACGCCTCGTCGAGCAGAACAAGGAGCGCTATTACGAGGTCCTCGAGCAGACCTCCCAGGGCTGGCACGAGGGCAGGCACGACCCCTGGCCCGCGATCAACTTCCTGCTCTTCATCCTCAAGCAGGCCTGCGGCGAGCTTGATCGACGCGTCGGCCATCTCAGATCGCCGCGAGGGGAAAAGACCGCCGCCGTGTTGGCGGCAATCGACCGCCAGATCGGGGCCTTTCGCGTGGCGGACCTGCGGACCGAATGCCCCGGTGTTGGCCTGGACCTGATCCGTAAGCTTCTCGCCCGCCTGCAGAAGGAGCACAAGGTCCAGGCGCTGGGCATTGGCCGAAACGCGCAGTGGCAGAAGACGGGAAACTAG
- a CDS encoding UvrD-helicase domain-containing protein: MTKVITPPMDFLADLHIHSPYSRGTSPTGDLAALFAWARVKGITVLGTGDFTHPAWFRHLQEELVPAEPGLFRLRDEGKVPPALVGVSPAPTAVRFLLSAEISSIYKRDGRVRKVHNLLFVPDLAAAAAVNARLAAVGNIEADGRPILGLDSRHLLEILLECAPAGFLVPAHIWTPWFSILGSKSGFDGIEECFGDLSPQVFALETGLSSDPEMNRLVSSLDRFTLISNSDAHSPAKLGREANRFRTALDYFAMREALRQPALGFAGTVEFFPEEGKYHLDGHRACGVVTGPEETRRSKGRCPVCGRPLTVGVLHRVRELADRQAPPAAAGPGWESLVPLPEILAELLDKGAASKAVLSWYGSLINRFGSEFRLLREVPLSDLEAVSPPLAEAIRRLRAGQVHRQAGYDGTYGVIRLFAPGERHEIAGQKALFRSAPRKAASAGAPVSRQPLARSTVGEDPPSPALPTSGPNPEQEQAIRSEARLLVVIAGPGTGKTYTLVSRLQHLLAQGLDPASLAAITFTNRAADEIRTRLAKGSADAAQVFVGTFHAFCLKGLRAETPGLTVVGDEERQLLLAALFPELSGAKRSLLAEAVAAHSQALATGEPEPPPEVARYLALLDQRQALDLEAVIPAWLERCRKDPAFRQRVVAPVRHLLVDEIQDLSESQYALVELVAAQASVFAIGDPDQAIYGFRGARPEFLFRFRDEQGAQVLPLATNYRSTTTILTAAGAVIRHNPGGGQVRLQARRRDLGGGIELAAFPQPTAEAAWVAQRVEALLGGTSHRSLERRQGSAGDREHGLGDIAILYRLQAAALTVAEALHQAGIPFQLVGAPPFFLQDGLAPAAALVQAAAGGAAEALLLAAAWPGLGRSAAETLARLPEAKRPSLAAMAGLPGLTAAQGRALAQLTATIEVFAAAAPAGLAPALAPVLTALGLDPASGPGKRLVDLAAAFGGDLAALARHLAENRQATVYDPKAQTVAVMSLHAAKGLEFETVFLAGLEDNLLPCRLPGLTTDLEEERRLFYVGLTRARSALALTHAASRTLFGQTYAQAPSRFLAEIPSQLLTRVAAPSPRRPAGRQLRLF, translated from the coding sequence ATGACCAAGGTGATCACCCCGCCCATGGACTTTCTCGCTGACCTGCACATCCACTCGCCCTATTCCCGGGGCACCAGTCCCACCGGGGACCTGGCGGCTCTTTTTGCCTGGGCCCGGGTCAAAGGGATCACCGTGCTGGGCACCGGTGACTTCACCCATCCGGCCTGGTTCCGGCATCTGCAAGAAGAGCTGGTGCCGGCCGAGCCGGGGCTCTTCCGGCTGCGGGACGAGGGCAAGGTGCCACCGGCCCTGGTCGGGGTCAGTCCTGCGCCCACCGCCGTGCGCTTCCTGCTCTCCGCCGAGATCTCCAGCATCTACAAGCGGGACGGCCGGGTGCGCAAGGTGCACAACCTGCTCTTCGTGCCGGATCTGGCGGCGGCGGCGGCTGTCAACGCCCGGCTGGCGGCAGTGGGCAACATCGAGGCGGACGGCCGGCCGATCCTGGGGCTGGACAGCCGGCATCTCCTGGAGATCCTGCTGGAATGCGCGCCGGCCGGGTTCCTCGTGCCGGCCCACATCTGGACGCCCTGGTTCTCGATCCTGGGCTCCAAGTCCGGGTTCGATGGCATCGAGGAGTGCTTCGGCGATCTGAGCCCCCAGGTCTTCGCCCTGGAGACCGGGCTGTCGTCGGATCCGGAGATGAACCGGCTGGTGTCGAGCCTGGACCGCTTCACCCTCATCTCCAACTCGGATGCCCATTCCCCGGCCAAGCTGGGCCGGGAGGCCAACCGCTTCCGGACCGCCCTGGACTATTTCGCCATGCGGGAGGCCCTGCGACAGCCGGCCCTGGGCTTTGCCGGCACGGTGGAATTCTTCCCCGAGGAGGGCAAATACCACCTGGACGGCCACCGGGCCTGCGGGGTGGTGACCGGGCCCGAAGAAACCCGGCGCTCCAAGGGCCGCTGCCCGGTGTGCGGCCGGCCCCTGACCGTGGGCGTTTTGCACCGGGTGCGGGAGCTGGCGGACCGCCAAGCCCCGCCGGCCGCCGCCGGACCGGGCTGGGAGAGCCTGGTGCCTCTGCCGGAGATCCTGGCCGAGCTGCTCGACAAGGGCGCCGCCAGCAAGGCGGTGCTTTCCTGGTACGGCTCGCTCATCAACCGCTTCGGCTCCGAATTCCGGCTGCTGCGGGAAGTCCCGCTGTCGGACCTGGAGGCGGTCTCGCCGCCCCTGGCCGAGGCGATCCGCCGGCTGCGGGCCGGCCAGGTGCATCGCCAGGCCGGCTATGACGGCACCTACGGGGTCATCCGGCTCTTCGCCCCGGGCGAGCGCCACGAGATCGCCGGCCAGAAGGCGCTCTTCCGGTCAGCTCCCCGGAAAGCCGCCAGTGCCGGCGCCCCGGTCAGCCGCCAGCCCCTGGCCCGGTCAACGGTTGGCGAAGATCCGCCGTCGCCGGCCCTGCCCACCTCCGGCCCCAACCCGGAGCAGGAGCAGGCGATCCGCAGCGAGGCCCGCCTGCTGGTGGTGATCGCCGGCCCGGGCACCGGCAAGACCTACACCCTGGTCAGCCGCCTGCAGCACTTGCTGGCCCAAGGCCTGGACCCGGCGAGCCTTGCGGCCATTACCTTCACCAACCGGGCCGCGGACGAGATCCGCACCCGGCTGGCCAAAGGGTCGGCGGACGCGGCCCAGGTCTTCGTTGGCACCTTCCATGCCTTCTGCCTCAAAGGACTGCGGGCGGAGACCCCGGGGCTCACCGTGGTGGGGGACGAGGAGCGCCAGCTTCTTCTGGCCGCGCTTTTTCCGGAGCTGTCCGGCGCGAAGCGTAGTCTCTTGGCCGAGGCGGTCGCCGCCCACAGCCAGGCCCTGGCCACCGGCGAGCCCGAGCCACCTCCTGAGGTGGCCCGCTACCTGGCGCTCCTGGACCAGCGGCAGGCCCTGGATCTGGAGGCGGTCATCCCCGCCTGGCTGGAGCGCTGCCGCAAGGACCCTGCCTTCCGCCAGCGGGTAGTGGCGCCGGTCCGGCATCTCCTGGTGGACGAGATCCAGGACCTGAGCGAAAGCCAGTACGCCCTGGTGGAGCTGGTGGCGGCCCAGGCCTCGGTGTTCGCTATCGGCGATCCGGATCAGGCCATCTACGGCTTCCGGGGCGCCCGGCCGGAATTCCTTTTCCGGTTCCGGGACGAGCAGGGCGCCCAGGTCCTGCCCCTGGCCACCAACTACCGCTCCACCACCACCATCCTGACCGCCGCCGGAGCGGTGATCCGCCACAATCCCGGGGGGGGGCAGGTGCGCCTGCAGGCCCGGCGCCGGGACCTGGGCGGCGGCATCGAGCTGGCCGCCTTTCCCCAGCCGACGGCCGAGGCGGCCTGGGTGGCGCAGCGGGTGGAGGCGCTGCTGGGCGGCACCAGCCACCGCAGCCTGGAGCGCCGGCAGGGGTCGGCCGGCGACCGGGAGCATGGCCTGGGCGACATCGCCATCCTCTATCGCCTGCAGGCGGCAGCACTCACCGTCGCCGAGGCCTTGCACCAGGCTGGCATCCCCTTCCAGCTGGTGGGAGCGCCGCCCTTCTTTCTCCAGGATGGCCTGGCCCCGGCCGCCGCTCTGGTGCAGGCCGCTGCCGGCGGTGCCGCCGAGGCCCTGCTGCTCGCGGCCGCCTGGCCGGGTCTGGGCCGATCGGCGGCAGAGACCCTGGCCCGGCTGCCGGAGGCCAAACGGCCAAGCCTGGCGGCCATGGCCGGATTGCCCGGGCTCACTGCGGCCCAGGGCCGCGCCCTGGCCCAGCTGACCGCAACCATCGAGGTCTTCGCCGCTGCGGCGCCAGCCGGTCTCGCCCCGGCCCTGGCCCCGGTCCTGACGGCTCTTGGCCTGGATCCTGCCAGCGGGCCGGGCAAGCGTCTGGTCGATCTGGCTGCCGCCTTTGGCGGCGACCTGGCCGCCCTGGCCCGGCATCTGGCCGAAAACCGCCAGGCCACGGTCTACGACCCCAAGGCCCAGACGGTGGCGGTCATGAGCCTTCATGCTGCCAAGGGCCTGGAGTTCGAAACGGTCTTTCTGGCCGGCCTCGAGGACAACCTCCTGCCCTGCCGCCTGCCAGGCCTGACCACCGATCTGGAAGAAGAGCGGCGCCTCTTCTACGTCGGCCTCACCCGGGCCCGCTCCGCCCTGGCGCTGACCCACGCGGCCAGCCGCACCCTCTTCGGGCAGACCTACGCCCAGGCCCCCTCCCGCTTCCTGGCCGAGATCCCCAGCCAGCTGCTGACCCGGGTCGCCGCCCCCTCGCCCCGCCGGCCGGCCGGCCGGCAGTTGCGCCTCTTTTGA
- a CDS encoding aminoglycoside phosphotransferase family protein: MPIPPEVAAVLAGLALPAPAIACRPLAGGHINRSFLVELAAPPWGLVLQRINPGVFPEPVRIMANLRLLADHLAAKGLPPAQRWQVPALIPAAGGADYLCTADGALWRALVQIPDAGHRERLTSSQEAREVGACLGRFHVWLADLDPRLLADPLPGFHDTPRYLADCEAVLAAHPAPLSAEEAWCQAFIARRRHRVGRLEEARRRGDMPVRLRHGDPKLANILFDRQGRALALIDLDTVGPGLLIHDVADCLRSACNQAGEGAAAGEVSFDLGIAAPILEGYFAEASGLWADQERQLLGSAVGLMALELGMRFFADHLAGDCYFRVCHAGANLRRARAQLELAASIEAQEEALSRLGQTAG, from the coding sequence ATGCCCATCCCGCCGGAGGTGGCCGCTGTCCTGGCCGGGCTCGCTCTGCCCGCCCCGGCCATCGCCTGCCGCCCGCTGGCCGGCGGCCACATCAACCGGAGCTTTCTGGTGGAGCTGGCCGCCCCGCCCTGGGGCCTGGTGCTGCAGCGGATCAACCCCGGGGTGTTCCCGGAGCCGGTCCGGATCATGGCCAACCTGCGGCTGCTGGCCGACCACCTGGCCGCCAAGGGGCTGCCTCCGGCCCAGCGCTGGCAGGTGCCGGCTCTGATCCCGGCCGCCGGTGGCGCCGACTATCTGTGCACCGCAGACGGTGCCCTGTGGCGGGCCCTGGTGCAGATCCCGGACGCCGGGCACCGGGAGCGGTTGACCTCGTCCCAGGAGGCCCGGGAGGTGGGGGCCTGCCTGGGCCGCTTCCATGTCTGGCTGGCCGATCTCGACCCTCGTCTTCTTGCCGATCCCCTGCCTGGCTTCCACGACACGCCCCGCTACCTGGCGGACTGCGAGGCCGTGCTGGCAGCGCACCCCGCCCCCCTGTCCGCCGAGGAGGCCTGGTGCCAGGCCTTCATCGCCCGGCGGCGCCACCGGGTGGGCCGGCTGGAGGAGGCCCGGCGCCGGGGGGATATGCCGGTGCGGCTGCGCCACGGCGACCCGAAGCTGGCCAACATCCTCTTCGACCGTCAAGGCCGGGCCCTGGCGCTCATCGATCTCGACACCGTGGGACCGGGCCTGCTCATCCACGATGTCGCCGACTGCCTGCGCTCGGCCTGCAACCAGGCCGGCGAGGGGGCGGCGGCGGGCGAGGTCTCTTTCGATCTCGGGATCGCCGCGCCGATCCTTGAGGGCTACTTTGCCGAGGCGAGCGGGCTGTGGGCCGACCAGGAGCGGCAGCTCCTGGGCTCGGCGGTGGGGCTCATGGCCTTGGAGCTGGGAATGCGCTTTTTTGCCGATCATCTGGCCGGGGATTGCTACTTCCGGGTGTGTCACGCAGGCGCCAACCTGCGGCGCGCCCGGGCGCAGCTGGAGCTGGCGGCCAGCATCGAGGCCCAGGAGGAGGCCTTAAGCCGGCTCGGTCAGACAGCGGGATGA
- a CDS encoding transcriptional regulator, whose protein sequence is MVPTSRRGAGRPPATPEAREETIRQELLALLAAGPVSAREISQTLGIGEGQVAGHLEHVARSLAAAGSSLAVTPPACRSCGFVFAGRERLTRPGRCPQCHGTRVSAPRFALGRG, encoded by the coding sequence ATGGTGCCAACATCGAGAAGGGGAGCGGGCCGGCCACCGGCGACGCCGGAGGCCCGGGAGGAGACGATCCGCCAGGAGCTCCTGGCCCTGCTGGCAGCAGGACCGGTCAGCGCCCGGGAGATCTCCCAGACCCTGGGCATCGGCGAGGGACAGGTGGCGGGCCACCTGGAGCACGTGGCCCGCAGCCTGGCGGCGGCCGGCAGCAGCCTTGCGGTGACCCCGCCGGCCTGCCGCTCCTGCGGCTTTGTATTCGCTGGCCGCGAGCGGCTCACCAGACCGGGACGCTGTCCCCAGTGCCACGGCACCCGGGTCAGCGCCCCCCGGTTTGCCCTGGGCCGGGGGTAG
- a CDS encoding glycosyltransferase family 4 protein, with the protein MAKLLFFITEDWYFWSHRLPIARAAREQGFAVHLATRVQDHGQRIVNEGIHLHPLALRRRSARLGQELATLRQLLTLYRRERPDIVHHVALKPILYGSLAARLAGVPGVVNALAGLGHLFIAGTPRARLGRRLVSLFFRLAFAPPGCRVLFQNDEDRQLLVAMGVVAAGKTVLIRGSGVDTRRFRPAVGPAPGIPRVILASRMLWDKGIGELVDAARILKARGVAGEILVAGRLDEENPAAIPERTLRSWHEEGIITWLGFRQDIPELLASCQVAVLPSYREGLPKGLLEAAACGLPLVATDVPGCREVVREGENGFLVPARESLPLAERLERLLTDEPLRQRQGQASRRLAEQEFAVGRVVGETLALYRRMLASQAGGQGRPTPGPGQTGGR; encoded by the coding sequence GTGGCCAAGCTCCTCTTCTTCATCACCGAGGACTGGTACTTCTGGTCGCACCGGCTGCCCATCGCCCGGGCGGCCCGGGAGCAAGGCTTTGCCGTCCATCTGGCCACCCGGGTCCAGGACCATGGCCAGCGGATCGTGAACGAGGGCATCCACCTCCACCCCCTCGCCCTCAGGCGGCGCTCGGCCCGACTGGGCCAGGAGCTGGCCACCCTGCGGCAGCTGCTGACCCTTTACCGCCGGGAGCGGCCGGACATCGTCCACCATGTGGCCCTGAAGCCCATCCTCTACGGCTCCCTGGCCGCCCGTTTGGCCGGGGTGCCAGGGGTGGTCAACGCCCTGGCCGGCCTCGGCCACCTCTTCATCGCCGGCACCCCTCGGGCTCGCCTGGGCCGGCGCCTGGTCTCCCTGTTCTTCCGCCTGGCTTTCGCGCCCCCGGGCTGCCGGGTGCTGTTCCAGAACGACGAGGACCGGCAGCTCCTGGTGGCCATGGGGGTGGTGGCGGCCGGAAAGACGGTGCTCATCCGGGGCTCCGGGGTGGATACCCGCCGCTTCCGGCCGGCAGTGGGGCCAGCGCCAGGGATCCCCCGGGTGATCCTCGCCTCGCGGATGCTGTGGGACAAGGGGATCGGTGAGCTGGTGGATGCGGCCCGTATCCTGAAGGCCCGGGGCGTGGCCGGCGAGATCCTGGTGGCCGGCCGTCTGGACGAGGAGAACCCGGCCGCCATTCCCGAGCGCACCCTCAGGTCCTGGCACGAGGAGGGCATCATCACCTGGCTGGGCTTCCGGCAGGACATCCCGGAGCTTCTGGCCTCCTGCCAGGTGGCGGTGCTGCCTTCCTACCGTGAGGGTCTGCCCAAGGGCCTCCTGGAGGCGGCGGCCTGCGGCCTGCCTCTGGTGGCCACCGATGTGCCTGGCTGCCGGGAGGTGGTGCGGGAGGGGGAGAACGGTTTCCTGGTGCCGGCCCGGGAAAGCCTGCCTCTGGCCGAGCGGCTGGAGCGGCTGTTGACGGACGAGCCCTTGCGGCAGCGGCAGGGGCAGGCCAGCCGGCGGTTGGCCGAGCAGGAATTCGCGGTCGGCCGGGTGGTGGGCGAGACCCTTGCTCTCTACCGCCGGATGCTGGCCAGCCAGGCAGGGGGGCAGGGCAGGCCTACCCCCGGCCCAGGGCAAACCGGGGGGCGCTGA